Below is a genomic region from Planctomycetota bacterium.
ACGGCTTTGCGTGGGACGTTCTCCGAGCGCCGGGCGGCTCCGCGGGGCCGCGCGTCGGCCGACTGACGACCCCGCATGGCGCCGTCGAGACGCCGGCGTTCATTCCGGTCGGCACGAAAGCGACCGTCAAGGGCGTAGGCCCCGAAACGCTTCGGGACCTCGGCGTCCAAATGGTCCTGGCCAATACGTACCATCTGGCCCTTCGGCCGGGGGCGGACGTGGTGCGCGCCTTGGGCGGGCTGCATGCCATCATGGGGTGGGACGGTCCGATCCTGACGGATAGCGGCGGCTTCCAGGTGTTCAGCCTCGCGGACCTTCGCGGACTGACCGACGAGGGGGTCACGTTCCGGAGCCACATTGATGGCGCCCAGATGACGCTGACGCCGGAGTCAGCCGTTGCAATCCAGAACCAGTTGGGCGCCGATGTGATCATGGCGCTGGACGTGTGTCCGCCGTATCCGTGCCCGCGCGCGGAGGTGGCGGAAGCCGTCCGCCGGACCCTCGACTGGGCCGAGCGGTGCCGCGAGGTCCACCGGGATCCGCGACAGGCTTTGTGGGCCATCGTGCAAGGCGGGGTCGAGAAGGATCTGAGGCTCGCGTGTGCGAAGCGGCTGGTGGCGATGGATTTTCCCGGCTATGCGATCGGCGGCGTAAGCGTCGGCGAGGGTCACGACCATCTCGTGGAGGTCGTGGAGTGGACGGCCCCGCGCCTGCCGCCGGACAAGCCGCGCTACCTCATGGGCGTCGGCGAGATGCGCGACGTGGTGGCGGCCGTCGCGCGGGGTGTGGATTTCTTTGACTGCGTCCTCCCGACGCGCAATGGGCGCAACGCGAGCGCCTTCACGTTTGATGGGCCGATACGCGTTCGGAACGAGCAGTTCCGGACGGACACCCGGCCGTTGGAAGCGGATTGCGACTGCCCGGCCTGCCGGCGCTTCAGCCGGGGGGCGCTTCGGCACCTTTTCATGGCAGGCGAGATGCTGGGACCTATCCTCCTGAGCATGCACAACTTGCGGTTCTACACGCGCCTGTTCGAGCGCCTGCGGGAGGGGATCCGCGAAGGTCGCCTGGAAACCGTGGGCCAGGCATTACTTGACAGATACGGCGGCAAAGCATAAAAGGGAGGCCCTGGAACCTGCCTCGGACGCCGGTTTTCGCCGGCGCGAGGCACTTGGAAAGGATCGGACTCGTGAAAACGTACGCACTGGTGGCTCAAACGGCGGAGCCGGCCCCGAAGCCTGACGGGGAACAGCAGCCCGGCGCCAACTACAACTGGCTCATCATGATGGTGCTGGTCTTCGGCGTGTTTTATCTTCTGGTCTGGCGGCCGCAGAGCAAGAAGCGCAAGGACGAAGAGAAGAAGCGGCAGGACATGCTGACGTCGCTCCAGAAGAGCGCTCACGTGGTGACGATCGGCGGCATCCACGGGATCGTCGCGTCCGTCGGGGAGGACGAAGTCGTCCTGAAGATAGACGAAAAGTCGGACGTGCGGATCCGCGTGTCCCGCAGCGCCATCCACCAGGTGATCGGGCCTGAAGGCGAGGGTGAGGAGAAAGACAAGAAGGCGTAGGATCTTCGAAGGTAATTTCGGACCGCGGAACGCCGGCGCGGACCGGAACGCGGGAACGGTGTCTGCTCCAGCAAACCGAGGCCGACATGAACCGAGGCGTCTATGTTGTCAGCCTGATCTTCATCGCCGTTGTGGTGGGCGTTCCGCTCATCACCGTTGGACTCGACCCGCAGGGCTCCCTCTATGACCTGTTCCGGCTGGGCATCGACCTGGAAGGCGGGACGAGCCTGATTTACGAACTTCGGCCGCCGTCGCCCGACGCCTCGCCGCCCTCCGCCGCCGAGGCGAAGCACGTCATCCTGGGCCGCATCGATCCCCAGGGCACGCGTGGGTACATCGTCCGGCCGATCGGCAAGCGCCGGCTGGAGATCGTGTTGCCGGGCCGGCGGACCGAACTGAAGGTCATGAGCGTCGAAGCGCTGACCGAGGCGGACCTGAAGGCCGGCGCGGCCCAGACGCCGGAGGAAGTGAAACCCTTTGCCGGCGGATCGCGCCTGGTGATTCGCCTGAAGCCGCCGCTCTACCTGGATGACGTGCGCAACAGGATCCAGGAGGAGAGTCGCCAGGGAACACCCGGCGAGGCGACCGCCTGGCGGGTGCTGGGCGCCAAGGCGTCGGGCGACCAGTACGAGGAGATCGCCGTCTGGTTGCCCCTGACGCCGAGCGACAAGGAAGGCATCGCGAGGTGGGAAGACCTGATTCAGCGGGCCCTCAGGACGCAGCGCGACGTGTCGCGCGTCAAAAGGCTGGTGAAGCAGGCAGGGTTCCTTGAGTTTCGGATCGTCGCGGACCGCGTGAAGGACCGGGACAAGGCGAACTTCGATCGGCTGGTGCGCCTGAAGCAGGACGGCCACCCGCCGGACAATCCCCGCTATCGCTGGTATCCGATGAAAAAAGGGTACGAGCGCTACCGGGACGGGGCGCTCGACGCGTGGAATTTTGTCTACGTCGTCGACAAGGAGACCAAGACGGTCGAGGTGCTGGTGGACGTGGGCGACGGCCAGGATGTGACCGGCCAGGACCTGAGCCGGGCGCGCGGCGACACGCAGGACGGATACCCGATTGTCCACTTTTGGATGGAGCCGAAGGCCGAGGCGCGCTTCGCCCGGCTGACGCAGCCCGAGAACAAGGGCCGACAACTCGCGATTATTCTGGACGATGTGATTCAGTCGGCGCCCGTCCTCAAGGCGCAACTGTCGAAGGGTGGTATCATCGAGGGCTATGCGAACAATGTCCGCGAACGCGACGACGTTGTGACGATCCTGAACTCGGGCCAATTGGCCGCCAGCCTCGGCGACCCCATTGCCGAGCGAACCGTCGGCCCCGAACTCGGGCGGGACAACATCGAGAGGGGCATGAAGGCAATGGCCATCGGCCTGGCGCTGGTGGTGGCCTTCATGGCCGGGTACTATCTGTTTGCGGGACTCGTTGCCGACATCGCGCTTCTGCTGAACCTTCTGCTGATCATCTGCATCATGCACTGGATGCACCAGTCGTGGACCTTGCCCGGCATCGCAGGCCTTGTCCTGACGATGGGCATGGCCGTGGACGCGAACGTGCTGATTTATGAGCGCCTTCGTGAAGAGAAGGGCCGCGAAGGAAGCCTCGCCTTCGCACTCAAGCGGGCTTACAGCCGCGCCTTTCGCACCATCCTGGACTCGAACCTCACGACGCTGATTCCGGCGTTCATCCTGCTCCTTCCGCAATTGGCGACCGAGGAAGTGAAGGGGTTTGCCATCGTCATCATCGTCGGCATCCTGACGAGCATGTTCGCGGCCCTGATCGTGGCGCGAATGATTCTCGAGGGAGCGCTGGCGCTCGGCCTTGCAAAGAAGATGACGATGCTCCAGTTGTTCCGCGCCCCGAACATCAAC
It encodes:
- the tgt gene encoding tRNA guanosine(34) transglycosylase Tgt, with translation GFAWDVLRAPGGSAGPRVGRLTTPHGAVETPAFIPVGTKATVKGVGPETLRDLGVQMVLANTYHLALRPGADVVRALGGLHAIMGWDGPILTDSGGFQVFSLADLRGLTDEGVTFRSHIDGAQMTLTPESAVAIQNQLGADVIMALDVCPPYPCPRAEVAEAVRRTLDWAERCREVHRDPRQALWAIVQGGVEKDLRLACAKRLVAMDFPGYAIGGVSVGEGHDHLVEVVEWTAPRLPPDKPRYLMGVGEMRDVVAAVARGVDFFDCVLPTRNGRNASAFTFDGPIRVRNEQFRTDTRPLEADCDCPACRRFSRGALRHLFMAGEMLGPILLSMHNLRFYTRLFERLREGIREGRLETVGQALLDRYGGKA
- the yajC gene encoding preprotein translocase subunit YajC, which translates into the protein MKTYALVAQTAEPAPKPDGEQQPGANYNWLIMMVLVFGVFYLLVWRPQSKKRKDEEKKRQDMLTSLQKSAHVVTIGGIHGIVASVGEDEVVLKIDEKSDVRIRVSRSAIHQVIGPEGEGEEKDKKA
- the secD gene encoding protein translocase subunit SecD, which produces MNRGVYVVSLIFIAVVVGVPLITVGLDPQGSLYDLFRLGIDLEGGTSLIYELRPPSPDASPPSAAEAKHVILGRIDPQGTRGYIVRPIGKRRLEIVLPGRRTELKVMSVEALTEADLKAGAAQTPEEVKPFAGGSRLVIRLKPPLYLDDVRNRIQEESRQGTPGEATAWRVLGAKASGDQYEEIAVWLPLTPSDKEGIARWEDLIQRALRTQRDVSRVKRLVKQAGFLEFRIVADRVKDRDKANFDRLVRLKQDGHPPDNPRYRWYPMKKGYERYRDGALDAWNFVYVVDKETKTVEVLVDVGDGQDVTGQDLSRARGDTQDGYPIVHFWMEPKAEARFARLTQPENKGRQLAIILDDVIQSAPVLKAQLSKGGIIEGYANNVRERDDVVTILNSGQLAASLGDPIAERTVGPELGRDNIERGMKAMAIGLALVVAFMAGYYLFAGLVADIALLLNLLLIICIMHWMHQSWTLPGIAGLVLTMGMAVDANVLIYERLREEKGREGSLAFALKRAYSRAFRTILDSNLTTLIPAFILLLPQLATEEVKGFAIVIIVGILTSMFAALIVARMILEGALALGLAKKMTMLQLFRAPNINWMRLARVAIVVSGVLVLAGAIAFYNRGADKYDIEFTGGTQVELALRVPKGQSEVGIEEVRRRVTAALGPGATVQELQYEQSAIRHEEGAEASPRLNRFLISVATSAGAAANEASVKASLSDAFAELRPESRTGEAEARASEITEDLIRARLLETKATAAGVTPGPESPQTAGVRFIPPAYRQYFGKIRLAVTLAPPRTLQEVRRRIDVFLRDRYPNLTNTLYRVDGVRAAERTGEYDSCEVWIAEDFKGSRGNMPAPAFWTDVVRSSLGAEEAFASTTSFEPTMAAEAWNKAVIAIVFSLLAIILYMWFRFAKAGYGVAAVVALVHDVFITLGAVACTAAVAAWWTGNPLLITDMRINLPMVGAFLTLIGYSVNDTVVVFDRIRENRGKFGELSVDVVNRSINQTLSRTIWTSATTIVTVAVLYVLGGTASTVHGFSFVLTLGIVIGTYSSVAIASPLLVLRGYLFRVYVWAFPVLGFLVLGYYAVVWQSFGTWVGWVLAGVQIAWIVLATWALWAFAYERPWGLKEKAPGLATALAVVGLLMVPAMVVFCLLMLFAPERTGWAGPAAVRALTTLPASYALYRLVWGTARQQPRKK